One part of the Haloprofundus halobius genome encodes these proteins:
- a CDS encoding transcriptional regulator encodes MSEPPSINLVAEWEAELERRTTVEKIYDVALQLRELLRVADIADRAGITPDTAREHLNFLTELGVVKNPSDDPATYERNDAYFEWRRIDQLWTEHSVEELQERIRELTARIADYEAAYDASTPAAVDAATVAEASGDRTIDDVYSNLRDWVTAQEERKLAKRARLQRCRGDNQQ; translated from the coding sequence ATGAGCGAGCCACCGTCGATAAATCTCGTGGCCGAGTGGGAGGCTGAGCTCGAGCGCCGGACGACGGTCGAAAAGATATACGACGTCGCCCTCCAACTCAGGGAGCTACTGCGTGTCGCTGACATCGCAGACCGGGCAGGCATCACACCGGATACCGCACGGGAGCACCTCAACTTCCTCACAGAACTTGGTGTTGTGAAGAACCCGAGCGACGACCCAGCTACCTACGAACGCAATGACGCCTACTTCGAGTGGCGACGAATCGACCAGCTCTGGACCGAACATAGTGTCGAGGAACTCCAAGAACGAATTCGTGAATTGACTGCCCGAATCGCAGACTACGAAGCGGCGTACGACGCATCGACACCGGCAGCCGTTGACGCTGCCACTGTTGCAGAGGCGAGTGGTGACCGGACAATCGACGATGTGTACAGTAACCTCCGTGATTGGGTGACTGCTCAAGAGGAGCGGAAGCTCGCTAAACGAGCTCGCCTGCAACGCTGTCGCGGCGACAATCAACAATGA
- the mntA gene encoding type VII toxin-antitoxin system MntA family adenylyltransferase antitoxin, with the protein MRPVESATIDDSIPIETIRGILREHLVQCALCFGSHETATTHPTSDIDIAVELKTTQREDQAYNEAFFSLSADLSEALETDDVDLVDIHTLPPGVAASVFEEGILLVGDPEHAEELRRRVTDRSSDSRSPRERFDDALTKIDAHLSGSSGPASERHDRQR; encoded by the coding sequence ATGAGACCCGTTGAGTCGGCTACCATCGACGATTCCATCCCCATTGAGACGATTCGGGGGATTCTTCGGGAGCACTTGGTGCAGTGTGCACTTTGCTTCGGTTCCCATGAGACAGCGACGACTCACCCAACGAGTGACATCGACATCGCAGTCGAGTTGAAAACGACTCAGCGCGAGGATCAAGCGTACAATGAGGCGTTCTTCAGTCTGAGCGCTGACTTGAGTGAAGCACTCGAAACAGATGACGTAGACCTCGTCGATATCCACACCCTCCCACCAGGCGTTGCTGCATCAGTCTTCGAGGAGGGAATCCTCCTTGTTGGCGACCCGGAACACGCCGAGGAACTTCGGCGGCGTGTGACCGACAGATCGTCTGATTCCCGGTCGCCACGCGAACGCTTCGACGACGCACTCACGAAGATTGATGCGCATCTCAGCGGGTCTAGTGGTCCGGCATCCGAGAGACACGACCGACAACGATGA
- a CDS encoding OB-fold nucleic acid binding domain-containing protein: MSSTNASSKVVSVDEQALRETNERAVDEDGFEVVDETSELRATVRMEVQAKVDFNHPDGIVDSSDERIRGATLAQEERIRAREAELEHISTQATLGLQEGRAERTRENVGTQSRQWRREFQKRAASVDPWAAPDRQDPREELSREELAAVNTQAARMREKLGGWSQAAISRRLAERVVDGTDVLSAVVGVFEELQTAPGRIVSIGMLGEVDRRDVSIEGRVETLWEPSSPKIAQVGLIGDESGRTKVTVWERSNQPRVSEGEQVRIHGAARNWYNGRVSLAVTGWSTVLFPERGQWWE; this comes from the coding sequence ATGTCGAGTACAAATGCGAGTAGCAAGGTTGTTTCGGTCGATGAACAGGCACTTCGAGAAACGAACGAGAGAGCGGTCGATGAAGACGGATTCGAGGTTGTCGATGAGACATCGGAATTGCGGGCGACGGTGAGGATGGAGGTACAGGCGAAAGTCGATTTCAACCATCCAGATGGCATCGTCGATTCGAGTGATGAACGTATTCGGGGCGCGACGTTGGCGCAGGAAGAACGCATCCGAGCACGGGAAGCAGAATTAGAGCATATCAGTACCCAAGCGACGCTGGGGTTACAGGAAGGTCGTGCAGAAAGAACGCGAGAGAACGTCGGAACGCAGAGTCGGCAGTGGCGGCGTGAGTTTCAGAAGCGAGCGGCAAGTGTGGACCCGTGGGCAGCACCGGATCGACAAGATCCTCGCGAAGAGTTGTCGCGAGAGGAGCTGGCGGCGGTGAACACACAGGCAGCGCGGATGCGTGAGAAACTCGGTGGGTGGTCGCAGGCGGCGATAAGTCGGCGGTTAGCAGAACGCGTCGTCGACGGCACGGATGTGTTGAGCGCGGTCGTGGGAGTGTTCGAGGAACTGCAGACGGCACCGGGGCGTATTGTGTCGATTGGAATGCTCGGTGAGGTGGATAGACGAGACGTGAGCATCGAGGGTCGCGTAGAGACGTTGTGGGAGCCGAGTTCTCCGAAGATTGCGCAAGTAGGACTAATCGGTGATGAGAGTGGGCGGACGAAAGTGACTGTGTGGGAGCGTTCAAATCAACCGCGGGTGAGTGAGGGTGAGCAAGTTCGGATTCATGGCGCAGCACGGAACTGGTACAACGGACGTGTCTCCTTGGCGGTGACTGGCTGGAGTACGGTATTGTTCCCCGAGCGCGGTCAATGGTGGGAGTAG
- a CDS encoding DUF7437 domain-containing protein: protein MSADDRIATTPNPEATFNDLLTYAELLNTPRLARLYSYILRHGPVEIEAIKTDLDMAHSTTYKYIGQLEEMGVLTRDEDVTPATVTVDPIRLQLDTEHGEVLATPTLVDAIGRQLDTEDIRVFVERQGIAKLAAALHYTLRIMAGELTQRTAATKLGVHPVEGMTVFTALQDVVEEAASYDPYLARPE from the coding sequence ATGTCTGCCGATGACCGAATTGCAACCACGCCGAACCCTGAGGCGACGTTCAATGATCTGCTCACCTACGCCGAGTTGCTGAACACGCCGCGACTCGCTCGCCTCTATAGCTACATCCTCCGGCACGGCCCCGTCGAGATTGAGGCCATCAAGACTGACCTCGACATGGCGCACTCGACGACGTACAAGTACATCGGACAACTTGAGGAAATGGGCGTGCTCACGCGGGACGAGGACGTGACGCCAGCAACGGTCACGGTCGATCCGATTCGACTCCAGCTCGACACCGAACACGGGGAAGTGCTCGCAACGCCGACGCTCGTTGATGCGATTGGACGACAACTTGATACCGAAGATATCCGCGTCTTCGTTGAGCGCCAAGGAATCGCCAAACTAGCCGCTGCACTCCACTACACGCTTCGTATCATGGCCGGTGAACTCACACAGCGGACTGCGGCAACGAAACTTGGTGTCCACCCTGTCGAAGGGATGACTGTGTTCACCGCCCTCCAAGACGTCGTCGAGGAAGCGGCCTCGTATGACCCGTATCTGGCGCGCCCTGAGTGA
- a CDS encoding IS630 family transposase encodes MELEARRRLAVALLRLGYSVSEVAQAVDVWPSSVYRWKDAYEAGGDAGLISKPVKGGPSTKLLDEQLAALAALLEEGPQAHGFDTDLWTLKRIAAVIEQGFGVSVGQTTVWRYLQKMGWSCQKPERRALKRDASAIRRWEQETIPTLEKKRE; translated from the coding sequence ATGGAGTTAGAAGCGCGGCGACGGCTTGCCGTCGCCTTGCTTCGGTTAGGTTACAGCGTCTCCGAGGTTGCGCAAGCCGTTGACGTCTGGCCAAGCTCGGTTTACCGCTGGAAGGACGCCTACGAAGCCGGTGGCGACGCTGGCCTCATCTCAAAACCAGTCAAAGGCGGCCCGTCGACGAAGTTATTGGACGAGCAGCTGGCAGCGCTTGCAGCCCTCCTCGAAGAGGGGCCGCAAGCGCATGGCTTCGACACCGATCTCTGGACGCTCAAACGCATCGCGGCGGTGATTGAACAGGGATTCGGCGTCTCTGTCGGGCAAACAACCGTCTGGCGATATCTCCAGAAAATGGGCTGGAGTTGCCAGAAACCCGAGCGGCGCGCTCTTAAGCGCGACGCGAGCGCGATTCGTCGCTGGGAACAAGAGACGATTCCGACACTTGAAAAAAAGCGCGAGTGA
- a CDS encoding orc1/cdc6 family replication initiation protein has protein sequence MPTDPGPEETPESTSSIKDLILEQEEAASLIKNRSLLEPNEIVDEERIVGRDSQLTDITQHLRVAIRNERPPNLFLYGPSGTGKSLIINAVCTNIVELCESRDIRFGVIQMNCQNIGTLGSAVYELARKVANDVGTTVEVPEHGIPNKKKWRELYRLINEHYDTVVFILDELDMLVGRRDMDEPAFSRLLYQLSRAGSTDEITAQVSVTAITNDTKMMENVGSRALSSFTPEDVHFSDYDANQLREILWAREDAFHEGALSSDVIPLAAAFAAQTNGDARKAIDLMRTAGSIAEKANVDQVREEHIREAQDKVEKNRVLEVTRGISTQKKLCLFATAAVARETGGAAKSPLGYRVYQYLTGTLDADQYHQETYVNKMKELTTYSLVETERKSQGPHSGSYLEFTFGENPNTIIETLREDSRLKDVHVDELQTVVKAQINQ, from the coding sequence ATGCCCACGGATCCTGGTCCCGAGGAAACACCCGAGTCCACGAGTTCTATTAAAGATCTCATCCTCGAGCAGGAAGAAGCCGCGAGCCTCATCAAGAACCGATCTCTTCTCGAACCGAACGAGATCGTCGACGAGGAACGTATCGTCGGTCGCGACTCCCAACTTACGGACATTACCCAGCATCTTCGCGTCGCGATCAGAAACGAACGTCCCCCGAATCTCTTCCTCTATGGCCCATCAGGGACCGGGAAGTCACTCATCATCAACGCCGTCTGTACGAACATCGTCGAACTCTGCGAAAGCCGTGATATTAGATTCGGCGTAATCCAGATGAACTGCCAGAACATCGGGACTCTCGGCTCAGCTGTCTATGAGTTAGCCCGCAAAGTCGCCAACGACGTCGGAACAACCGTCGAGGTTCCAGAACACGGCATCCCAAACAAGAAGAAATGGCGAGAACTCTATCGTCTAATCAACGAGCACTACGACACAGTCGTCTTCATCCTCGACGAACTCGATATGCTTGTTGGCCGCCGAGATATGGACGAACCGGCCTTCTCTCGTCTTCTTTACCAGTTGTCTCGTGCTGGCAGTACGGATGAGATTACCGCCCAGGTTTCGGTGACCGCCATCACCAACGACACGAAGATGATGGAGAACGTTGGCAGTCGAGCACTCAGTTCGTTTACGCCCGAGGACGTCCACTTCAGCGACTACGACGCCAACCAGCTCCGAGAAATTCTGTGGGCCCGCGAAGATGCCTTCCACGAGGGTGCACTCAGTAGCGATGTCATCCCACTAGCAGCAGCGTTCGCCGCCCAAACGAACGGGGACGCACGGAAGGCAATCGACCTCATGCGAACAGCAGGATCAATCGCTGAAAAAGCAAATGTGGACCAGGTTCGCGAAGAGCACATTCGAGAGGCCCAAGACAAAGTCGAGAAGAACCGCGTACTCGAAGTGACTCGTGGGATTAGTACCCAGAAGAAGCTCTGTCTCTTCGCGACTGCTGCCGTTGCCCGGGAGACCGGGGGGGCAGCGAAAAGTCCGCTCGGCTACCGCGTGTATCAGTATCTGACGGGGACACTCGATGCAGATCAGTATCACCAGGAGACGTACGTGAACAAGATGAAGGAGCTCACGACGTATTCCTTGGTCGAGACAGAGCGGAAAAGCCAGGGGCCACACTCGGGAAGCTACCTCGAGTTTACGTTTGGAGAGAATCCGAACACCATCATCGAGACACTTCGGGAAGATTCGCGACTGAAGGACGTCCACGTGGACGAACTACAGACAGTCGTGAAGGCTCAGATCAATCAATAA
- a CDS encoding ribbon-helix-helix protein, CopG family codes for MATDLTERVQELAEARGIPESEILEQALERGVEDLWVDLVLSQHINDEIDRETAIGFVGRDRVKRVERELQTVENDVQWGLSA; via the coding sequence ATGGCCACGGATCTCACCGAACGGGTGCAAGAACTCGCCGAAGCGCGGGGTATCCCCGAGTCAGAGATCCTCGAACAGGCGTTAGAACGCGGTGTCGAAGACCTCTGGGTCGACCTTGTCCTCTCGCAACACATAAACGATGAAATCGATCGCGAAACAGCGATCGGGTTTGTCGGTCGAGACCGTGTCAAGCGAGTAGAACGCGAATTGCAGACCGTTGAAAACGATGTTCAGTGGGGTCTGAGTGCGTGA
- a CDS encoding transposase, producing the protein MNDLALVFLDESTVRMQSTVRRTWAPRGHTPIHRNSGSWDSIRTIAALTVTPKTGATALDYWLSEKSIDSEKMAFLLRDLFNQRGQDCILIWDNYPAHKPTARMMTTPGWPMAPKVAIDIQYLPTYTPDFNPVEQVWKSVKYDDLANYVPTDLAALKARLDQSLRAVQARPELLKSFVRWAGFEFSESH; encoded by the coding sequence GTGAACGACCTTGCGCTGGTGTTTCTCGACGAGAGTACCGTCCGAATGCAATCGACAGTTCGACGAACGTGGGCGCCGCGGGGTCACACGCCAATCCACCGGAATTCAGGCAGTTGGGATAGTATTCGTACGATTGCAGCCCTGACGGTTACACCGAAAACCGGCGCGACCGCCTTGGATTATTGGCTCTCTGAGAAAAGCATCGACAGCGAAAAAATGGCGTTCTTGCTACGCGATTTATTCAATCAACGAGGACAAGATTGTATCCTGATCTGGGACAATTACCCAGCGCACAAACCGACAGCAAGGATGATGACAACACCTGGATGGCCGATGGCTCCCAAGGTCGCCATCGACATCCAGTACCTCCCGACCTACACGCCAGATTTCAACCCGGTTGAACAGGTCTGGAAATCGGTGAAATACGACGATCTCGCGAACTACGTGCCCACAGATCTCGCCGCGCTGAAAGCGCGACTCGATCAATCACTCCGAGCAGTACAAGCTAGACCAGAACTACTCAAATCCTTTGTCAGATGGGCTGGGTTCGAGTTTAGTGAGTCGCATTAG
- a CDS encoding reverse transcriptase-like protein, whose amino-acid sequence MTSESLPAEHLSPLATLVDEVLASVGYEMPVAVDTIDDAVPGYGGLFDPATTPSELCQALKDLLASELTQPPTAEPADDTFVLYVDGSSRGNPGPAGAGAVIMDAAENQLARLGRPVGSHAGNNTAEYVALELGLAELLARYEPHSLEVRIDSMTVIRDVWEGNAPTEPGVETYSKAIAAALSSVPEHQYTHLADSDPNPADALATVGADIAAFGPG is encoded by the coding sequence GTGACCAGCGAATCGCTCCCAGCTGAACACCTCTCGCCACTCGCCACGCTCGTTGATGAAGTACTTGCATCCGTTGGCTATGAAATGCCAGTCGCTGTCGATACGATCGACGACGCTGTCCCCGGCTACGGCGGCTTGTTCGACCCCGCAACTACCCCGTCAGAGCTGTGCCAGGCGCTCAAAGATTTACTAGCATCAGAACTCACCCAGCCACCGACCGCAGAACCGGCGGACGATACGTTTGTCCTCTACGTTGACGGCAGCTCACGCGGCAATCCCGGCCCCGCAGGGGCGGGCGCTGTTATCATGGATGCCGCGGAGAATCAACTCGCCCGTCTCGGCCGCCCTGTCGGCTCCCATGCAGGAAACAACACTGCCGAGTACGTCGCCCTCGAACTGGGACTTGCCGAACTGTTGGCCCGATACGAGCCACACAGTCTGGAGGTGCGTATCGACTCGATGACGGTCATTCGAGATGTCTGGGAGGGGAACGCCCCGACAGAACCGGGCGTGGAGACGTACAGCAAGGCTATTGCAGCGGCACTGTCGAGTGTCCCGGAACATCAGTACACGCATCTAGCCGACAGCGATCCGAACCCCGCTGACGCGTTAGCGACGGTCGGTGCCGATATCGCCGCGTTTGGACCTGGGTAG